The Candidatus Zixiibacteriota bacterium genome includes a window with the following:
- a CDS encoding flagellar hook-length control protein FliK, translated as MPASSGGNGSVPEELLFDGLAMISPNPEAGEAQLLQGLDNAVSAPLVPMFAGNCFETADGPLVSKQNGTKPIMKNLFLTSHQNLGKTSPQQYNVGRLLGLSESGMITPDLKSVPTDQVSRGFIFRTDTLPLHENPHAPMLSIVEEGLKIKEVNITTIDSGAANFAKANNSEININQSNIIEANPDDSSMNKGVIPKGVLFLNDKSVITGLMQTPSNDTVPISLNIRKGGNLSPQGVAVSEGKTALPEGVISEVTAPESAANTLNQNREFLELTEPVIKGSPAVTGTDKAVIMPAVKGVPIADNTPTSEMTAVRFVLPPEVRETDLKQGRTIIIKMEPEHLGNVRLTLTSQHDSITGRLVVENSAARAVVETNLDKLYDQLARQGIRLDAFQVSLSGEHAGNRFAHSRSAGDLKARGRNRKEYDSAGESLNRSENISRNLMYITAAGVNWVI; from the coding sequence ATGCCGGCCTCTTCTGGTGGGAATGGATCAGTTCCCGAAGAACTTCTCTTTGACGGTCTCGCAATGATAAGCCCCAATCCCGAGGCTGGTGAGGCACAGTTGCTTCAGGGCCTGGATAATGCCGTTTCCGCTCCGCTGGTCCCTATGTTTGCAGGCAATTGCTTTGAAACCGCCGACGGTCCTCTGGTTTCCAAGCAGAACGGTACAAAGCCGATCATGAAGAATCTTTTCCTGACATCTCATCAAAATTTGGGGAAAACTTCCCCACAGCAATATAATGTGGGGAGGCTTTTAGGCCTTTCGGAAAGTGGCATGATAACACCAGATTTGAAAAGCGTTCCGACCGATCAAGTATCGCGGGGATTCATATTTCGCACGGACACTTTGCCGCTCCATGAAAATCCCCATGCACCTATGCTATCAATTGTCGAGGAGGGACTGAAGATTAAGGAAGTGAATATTACCACAATAGATTCAGGTGCCGCCAATTTTGCTAAAGCGAATAACAGTGAAATCAATATTAACCAATCAAATATAATTGAAGCCAATCCTGATGATAGCTCTATGAATAAGGGCGTGATTCCAAAGGGGGTTCTTTTTCTAAATGACAAGTCCGTCATAACCGGATTGATGCAAACGCCTTCGAATGATACGGTTCCCATTTCCTTAAATATAAGGAAAGGCGGCAATCTCTCCCCACAGGGTGTGGCTGTTTCTGAGGGGAAAACAGCTCTCCCTGAGGGTGTAATTTCTGAGGTAACCGCACCAGAGAGTGCTGCCAATACTTTAAATCAAAATCGGGAATTTCTTGAACTGACGGAACCTGTCATTAAGGGCAGTCCCGCGGTCACCGGTACGGATAAAGCTGTCATCATGCCGGCGGTTAAAGGAGTGCCGATCGCGGATAATACGCCGACTTCGGAGATGACCGCTGTTCGTTTTGTCCTGCCTCCGGAAGTGCGCGAAACCGACCTGAAGCAGGGCCGGACAATTATCATCAAGATGGAGCCGGAGCATCTGGGAAATGTACGATTGACTCTGACTTCTCAGCATGACTCGATTACGGGAAGACTGGTGGTCGAGAACTCCGCCGCCCGCGCCGTGGTCGAGACCAACCTGGACAAGCTCTATGACCAGCTGGCTCGTCAGGGAATCAGACTTGATGCTTTTCAGGTATCCCTCAGCGGGGAGCATGCGGGAAACCGCTTTGCGCACAGCCGCTCCGCCGGAGATCTTAAAGCCAGGGGCCGTAACAGAAAAGAGTACGATTCCGCCGGGGAATCTTTGAATCGTTCGGAAAATATCTCCCGCAACCTGATGTATATCACGGCCGCGGGTGTGAACTGGGTAATATAG
- a CDS encoding flagellar biosynthesis protein, producing MQVDNYNREVNLLDIVNRGRIMPKTVATGKAAKNSFSQELVKATQINISKHARERLHSRGIELSDTKMAELSAAIDKAAGKGSRETLILDESAAYVVSIPNRTIITAFGRENLREGVITAIDSAIVL from the coding sequence ATGCAAGTCGACAATTATAATCGGGAAGTGAATCTTCTGGACATAGTCAACCGCGGCCGGATAATGCCGAAAACGGTTGCCACCGGAAAAGCGGCCAAGAACAGTTTCTCGCAGGAGCTGGTCAAGGCCACGCAAATAAACATTTCCAAGCATGCCCGCGAGCGCCTTCATTCGCGCGGCATTGAACTATCGGATACCAAGATGGCCGAGCTTTCCGCGGCGATCGATAAAGCCGCCGGAAAAGGCTCACGCGAGACTTTGATACTGGATGAATCGGCGGCCTATGTGGTTTCCATTCCCAATCGCACTATTATCACAGCTTTCGGGCGGGAGAATCTGCGGGAAGGGGTTATCACCGCCATTGATTCGGCCATTGTCCTGTAG
- a CDS encoding lysophospholipid acyltransferase family protein: MRFFYRLSTFLVRALARIIFRIRIFQRDNIPPKGPFILACNHISYYDPPLVGSFLYQEIHFMAKKELFRNRLFGALISYFHAHPINRRGFDKAAIDMAIDVLKSEGGIIIFPEGTRAKEGVFLPPRPGIGMIAAMSGAPVIPAYIHGSNRLSACLMGKETLGIIYGRAMAGEKIASYAKEKDGYRRLAEDIMNRIKDLKTEFYNKVKKD; the protein is encoded by the coding sequence ATGAGATTTTTCTACCGTCTGTCGACCTTTTTGGTCAGAGCGCTGGCCCGCATAATCTTCCGAATAAGAATCTTCCAGCGAGATAATATCCCGCCCAAAGGACCTTTCATTCTGGCCTGTAACCATATTTCCTATTATGATCCCCCGCTGGTAGGGAGCTTTCTTTATCAGGAAATTCATTTTATGGCCAAGAAGGAACTGTTTCGCAATCGGCTCTTTGGCGCTTTGATAAGCTACTTTCATGCCCATCCGATCAATCGGCGCGGCTTTGATAAAGCCGCCATTGATATGGCCATTGATGTTCTTAAATCGGAAGGGGGAATCATAATATTCCCGGAGGGCACCAGAGCCAAAGAAGGGGTGTTTCTTCCGCCCCGGCCCGGTATCGGCATGATTGCGGCAATGTCCGGGGCGCCGGTGATTCCGGCCTATATTCATGGTTCCAACCGTCTTTCGGCCTGCCTGATGGGGAAAGAAACATTGGGGATAATCTATGGCCGGGCTATGGCAGGTGAGAAGATCGCCTCTTATGCGAAAGAGAAGGACGGGTATCGGAGACTGGCCGAGGATATTATGAACCGCATAAAGGATTTAAAGACCGAATTTTATAATAAAGTGAAGAAAGATTGA
- a CDS encoding flagellar FlbD family protein — protein sequence MIKVTRLNNAEIVINDDLIEFVESSPDTIISLTDGKKIMVKEAPDEIIRRVAAFRRLATGSDRLSMNDKMEEH from the coding sequence ATGATTAAAGTGACCCGATTAAATAACGCGGAAATCGTGATTAACGACGATCTGATCGAATTTGTCGAATCGAGCCCCGATACTATTATCAGTCTGACCGACGGCAAGAAGATAATGGTCAAGGAAGCTCCCGATGAGATTATCAGGAGGGTGGCCGCCTTTCGCAGGCTGGCCACCGGGTCCGATCGATTGTCGATGAATGATAAAATGGAGGAGCATTGA
- a CDS encoding DUF5668 domain-containing protein translates to MTPSRLRWGLLLVAIGAMLLLNNTGALSWEYWLQLLYWWPIILIAIGVEKIFLRTRLQILSYLSPLILVGTMVYIAFDTGAETANSHDYFSRYRWSEASDSSVRLTEATIENGSTNLYVGRGGSDLVSARFDRFSRKPKIDFSKNSGIARLEMRRGGGGSNWSGRDFIVINNHRDGRTWNLTFSEAVPLKLTCRGRNADMDLNMTSIPMENLLIDDPGGEVYLRVGTLKPRVNVELSGRDAQLQFRIPDGVGVKVTGSGKSDYLQRKGFIERGGDYFSGGYDTSNVQISLKINDELEEFSIEPY, encoded by the coding sequence ATGACACCGAGCCGTCTGAGATGGGGACTTCTTCTGGTCGCAATCGGCGCGATGCTATTGCTTAACAATACCGGCGCTCTCAGTTGGGAATACTGGCTCCAGTTGCTTTATTGGTGGCCGATTATCCTCATCGCCATAGGTGTGGAGAAAATATTCCTCAGGACCAGATTGCAGATTTTGTCGTACCTGTCGCCGTTGATTCTGGTGGGAACCATGGTTTATATTGCCTTTGATACCGGGGCGGAGACAGCTAATTCCCATGATTACTTCTCCCGCTATCGTTGGAGCGAAGCATCGGATTCCTCGGTTCGTCTGACCGAGGCGACCATAGAGAACGGCAGCACGAATCTCTATGTTGGCCGCGGTGGTTCCGACCTGGTTTCGGCGCGATTTGACCGGTTTTCCCGAAAGCCCAAAATTGATTTTTCCAAGAACAGCGGTATTGCCCGGCTCGAGATGCGGCGCGGAGGCGGGGGATCGAACTGGAGCGGACGGGATTTCATCGTGATCAACAATCACCGCGACGGGCGCACCTGGAATCTTACTTTTTCCGAGGCAGTGCCTCTCAAACTCACCTGTCGTGGCCGCAATGCAGATATGGATCTCAATATGACTTCGATCCCGATGGAAAATTTGCTCATCGATGACCCGGGCGGGGAAGTCTACTTGAGAGTCGGAACGCTGAAACCTCGGGTAAATGTGGAGTTGAGCGGCCGCGATGCCCAGCTTCAGTTTCGCATCCCCGACGGAGTCGGAGTTAAAGTAACCGGCTCCGGAAAGAGCGATTACCTGCAGAGGAAGGGATTCATTGAAAGGGGCGGGGATTATTTTTCCGGCGGCTATGACACCTCGAATGTTCAGATCTCTTTGAAGATCAATGATGAACTGGAAGAATTTTCAATCGAGCCTTACTGA
- the cmk gene encoding (d)CMP kinase: MSKPYKLSSLEGKVIAIDGPAGSGKSTTARLLAARLGYIYLDTGAMYRAVTLFALRNDVSPDDARALEAIAGKVVIEFKPEGDGNRVFLNGEDVSAAIRNPEVTAAVSQVSAHPGVREAMVRQQREISIKGSVVAEGRDTTSVVFPEADLKVYLEASPAERARRRLIDFTRLNISSSLEEQMKDLQRRDAYDSGRAHSPLTRTGDAVVIDTTNLTVEEQVDRIIKLAKSRFTKV, encoded by the coding sequence ATGTCAAAACCATACAAACTTTCATCGCTGGAAGGTAAGGTCATAGCCATTGACGGCCCGGCCGGTTCCGGAAAATCGACCACCGCCCGGCTGCTGGCCGCCCGCCTCGGATATATTTACCTCGATACCGGGGCCATGTATCGGGCGGTGACCCTTTTTGCTTTAAGGAATGATGTTTCGCCTGATGATGCCCGGGCGCTTGAGGCAATTGCGGGGAAGGTGGTCATCGAATTTAAGCCGGAAGGTGACGGCAATCGGGTTTTCCTTAACGGCGAGGATGTTTCCGCCGCTATCAGGAATCCTGAAGTAACCGCAGCGGTCTCGCAGGTCTCGGCTCATCCCGGAGTACGGGAGGCGATGGTCAGGCAGCAGCGGGAAATCTCCATAAAGGGGAGCGTTGTTGCCGAAGGGCGCGATACCACTTCGGTGGTTTTTCCCGAAGCCGATCTCAAGGTCTATCTGGAAGCCTCCCCGGCTGAGCGGGCGCGCCGCCGCCTGATAGACTTTACCCGTCTGAACATAAGTTCCTCGCTTGAAGAACAGATGAAGGATCTGCAGCGGCGTGATGCTTATGACAGCGGTCGGGCTCATTCGCCTCTGACCCGCACCGGCGATGCAGTAGTTATTGATACGACGAATCTGACAGTCGAAGAGCAGGTAGATAGAATTATCAAGCTGGCGAAATCGCGTTTTACGAAGGTATGA
- a CDS encoding flagellar basal body-associated FliL family protein, with protein sequence MPPKKENVELNDAMAAEDGGKEKARRKIPPLAIYAAISLVMIVAGYFVGTSFFRSSGKVTRQETASAEKKSEEKKTEKKTDKKEESEGAGSVVNLDDIIVNPAGTSGTRFLSVSIGFEIGSPETARLFEERQPLIRDALITILGSKTIEQLSDSKQKEITRYQIKKRVEQLLKIDDLAAVYFTDFILQ encoded by the coding sequence ATGCCCCCGAAAAAGGAAAATGTAGAACTTAATGACGCAATGGCCGCCGAGGATGGCGGAAAAGAAAAGGCCCGAAGGAAAATCCCTCCTCTGGCAATCTATGCGGCCATCAGTCTGGTCATGATCGTGGCCGGCTACTTTGTTGGGACGAGCTTTTTCCGTTCTTCGGGAAAAGTCACCAGGCAGGAGACGGCCAGTGCTGAAAAAAAGAGCGAAGAGAAAAAGACTGAAAAGAAAACTGATAAGAAGGAAGAGTCAGAAGGAGCTGGCTCGGTGGTCAATCTGGATGATATCATTGTCAACCCGGCCGGCACCTCGGGAACGAGATTTCTATCGGTCTCGATCGGTTTCGAAATCGGCTCGCCCGAAACGGCCCGGCTGTTTGAGGAACGCCAGCCGCTTATCCGCGATGCCCTGATAACCATTCTCGGGTCGAAAACGATCGAACAGTTGTCCGATTCCAAGCAGAAAGAGATCACCCGTTATCAGATCAAAAAGCGCGTCGAGCAGCTCTTGAAGATTGATGATCTGGCGGCGGTCTATTTCACCGATTTTATCCTTCAATGA
- the rpsA gene encoding 30S ribosomal protein S1 produces MAEAKNEQRSKVQTTGGDQTPRMTKRKAGLAKKTKVKKVKLVKKEEIEGSAAAVELEEKPKEQIVTARRQRVSERAARAEIQPRPVVALETVASMKLTEIDSKEYTPEEHKRLLEMYEGTIKDIKEGEIVAGTVLGVTRDDVIVDVGFKSEGIIPISEFPEPINISVGQKIDVYLEEIEDQNGQLVLSKQKADFMRVWDRIQEAHDSGELVAGRVVRRIKGGVVVDIMGVDAFLPGSQIALRQVPDFDALINTSMQLKIIKLNKNRRNIVVSRRVVLEEERESKKATLLKEIAVSQVREGIVKNITDFGVFINLNGVDGLLHITDMSWGRIKHPSEMVSLSDRISVKILDFDEKTSRISLGLKQLTPYPWENIEEKYPIGKKVTGRVVSITDYGAFVELEKGVEGLIHISEMSWTQHIKHPSKVMNVGDKIDAVVLSVDRENEKISLGIKQMEPDPWDTIEKKYPVGKVVSGKVRNLTAFGAFIELEEGIDGLIHISDMSWTKRIQHPSELMKKGDKIEVKILRIDHENRRISLGYKQLRDDPWPEIAKKYSIGSESLGTITRVLDRGVTVALDDDVEGFVPTSQLGKQDLANPGDVFSEGEKIPLQVIEFDRAAHKIVLSVSSYYRNREKTEFEQYLAAHPTRTVTMGDVVGEAATGTKSSEPTGSAQPSESGEEATPEEPRMAPPSVDEAPGS; encoded by the coding sequence ATGGCTGAAGCCAAAAACGAACAGAGAAGCAAAGTCCAGACGACAGGAGGTGATCAAACGCCAAGAATGACTAAGAGAAAAGCAGGCTTGGCAAAGAAAACCAAGGTAAAGAAAGTCAAACTGGTCAAGAAAGAAGAAATCGAAGGTTCCGCTGCAGCGGTGGAACTGGAAGAAAAGCCAAAGGAGCAGATTGTCACCGCCCGCAGGCAGCGGGTATCCGAACGTGCCGCCCGCGCTGAGATTCAGCCTCGACCGGTCGTGGCACTGGAGACGGTCGCCTCCATGAAGCTGACCGAGATCGACAGCAAGGAATACACGCCGGAGGAACACAAACGCCTTCTTGAAATGTACGAAGGTACTATCAAAGATATAAAAGAAGGTGAGATTGTCGCCGGCACCGTTCTGGGTGTCACCCGGGATGATGTTATTGTCGATGTCGGATTTAAATCTGAAGGAATTATACCCATTTCCGAATTCCCCGAACCGATCAATATTTCCGTGGGCCAAAAGATCGATGTTTACCTCGAGGAAATTGAAGATCAGAACGGCCAGTTGGTTCTATCCAAGCAAAAAGCCGATTTCATGAGGGTCTGGGATAGAATCCAGGAGGCGCATGATTCGGGCGAACTGGTTGCCGGCAGAGTGGTCCGCCGTATCAAAGGCGGCGTCGTGGTTGACATTATGGGAGTCGACGCTTTCCTTCCGGGGTCGCAGATTGCGCTTCGGCAGGTTCCTGATTTCGACGCCCTCATCAATACCTCGATGCAGTTGAAAATTATCAAGCTCAACAAGAATCGGAGAAACATTGTCGTGTCCCGGCGGGTAGTGCTTGAAGAGGAGCGCGAGTCGAAGAAAGCCACACTTCTCAAGGAGATTGCCGTCAGCCAGGTGCGCGAGGGTATTGTCAAGAATATTACCGATTTCGGCGTTTTCATCAACCTCAATGGTGTCGACGGCCTGCTGCATATTACCGATATGTCCTGGGGACGAATAAAACATCCCAGCGAAATGGTCTCTCTCAGCGACCGGATTTCGGTCAAAATTCTTGATTTCGATGAGAAAACTTCGCGCATATCGCTCGGTTTGAAACAGCTGACGCCTTACCCGTGGGAGAATATTGAAGAGAAATATCCGATCGGTAAGAAAGTCACCGGCCGGGTGGTATCAATAACCGATTACGGTGCATTTGTTGAGCTGGAAAAGGGCGTGGAAGGTTTGATTCATATCTCCGAGATGTCCTGGACCCAGCATATCAAGCATCCCTCCAAGGTGATGAATGTCGGCGACAAGATCGACGCGGTGGTGCTATCGGTTGACCGGGAGAATGAAAAAATCTCTCTGGGCATCAAGCAGATGGAACCGGATCCATGGGATACCATTGAAAAGAAATATCCGGTGGGGAAGGTTGTCTCCGGCAAGGTTCGGAATTTGACCGCGTTCGGGGCATTTATCGAACTGGAAGAAGGGATTGACGGGTTGATTCATATCTCCGACATGTCCTGGACGAAGCGAATCCAGCATCCTTCCGAGTTAATGAAAAAGGGCGATAAGATCGAAGTGAAGATTCTTCGCATCGACCACGAAAATCGCCGCATTTCTCTGGGGTATAAGCAACTCAGGGATGACCCCTGGCCCGAAATTGCCAAGAAGTATTCCATTGGGTCGGAATCTCTGGGGACTATCACCCGGGTTTTGGATCGCGGTGTGACAGTGGCTCTGGATGATGATGTGGAAGGATTTGTCCCCACATCGCAGCTGGGAAAGCAGGATCTGGCTAACCCGGGCGATGTTTTCTCGGAAGGGGAAAAGATTCCGCTTCAAGTCATCGAATTCGACCGGGCGGCCCACAAGATAGTGCTTTCGGTTTCCTCTTATTACCGGAATCGGGAAAAGACGGAATTTGAGCAGTATCTGGCGGCGCACCCAACACGAACCGTGACCATGGGTGATGTTGTCGGGGAAGCGGCCACGGGGACCAAAAGCTCCGAGCCGACCGGCAGCGCTCAGCCGAGTGAATCCGGAGAAGAGGCGACTCCTGAAGAGCCCCGGATGGCTCCGCCTTCAGTTGATGAAGCTCCCGGTTCTTAG
- a CDS encoding flagellar hook-basal body complex protein: MMASLFAGVSGLRNHQVRMNVIGDNIANVNTIGYKAGRVNFQEALVQTYKGAGRPSSISGGTNPIQLGLGMTVATIDNLFQQGGLETTGQITDMALQGSGFFVLADNTGRYYTRAGSFGFDANSNLVDPSTGLFVQGKMADANGNIPSTATVGNVTMPFGQQDPARMTTQIALGNNLNSVATDSAATMVSVSTTNIDTVTGTAINGAGGVHRLDITGNQATNSSFTGNNVADDGFGNPGAVLSGGTTLTSLGVTDATGFTLSRDNGSRIDTVSGLTVDSTINDLISAINQISGVHAQLVGGEIEITRTKAGSGADFNIESSTSAVTLNGSGVAIGGNIVGVIFNPIGATFLANSGTNNTFSCTDSFTPTGGSALPGQTLGIVVDDVTGLAVGVSGLGAGGVEVSSLNGLNAGTAVINTANTTHAMSITVYDSQGGKHALTLEFLKSVNPNEWTWSASFNGNETVVDGGSGTVRFNEDGSMLSFNYIGGATSLTFNPNNGAAPVNIAIDSGTTGRYDGLTGFASPHTASVMTQDGYGLGILDKISIDKSGNISGIFTNGVSRVLAQIIIADFNNHAGLLKAGRSLYQASANSGQAIEGVAGETISGTISSGALEASSVDIAQEFTNMITAQRGFQANARIITTSDNMLDELVNLKR; encoded by the coding sequence ATGATGGCATCACTATTTGCCGGCGTTTCGGGACTCCGAAACCACCAAGTCAGAATGAATGTAATCGGCGACAACATTGCCAATGTCAACACGATCGGTTACAAAGCGGGTCGGGTTAATTTTCAGGAAGCCCTGGTGCAGACGTACAAGGGAGCCGGAAGACCTTCATCGATTTCCGGCGGCACCAACCCGATCCAGCTGGGATTGGGTATGACGGTGGCGACAATCGACAATCTCTTTCAGCAGGGAGGATTGGAAACCACGGGACAGATAACCGACATGGCTCTTCAGGGTTCGGGTTTCTTTGTCCTCGCCGATAACACCGGCCGGTATTATACGCGCGCCGGTTCTTTCGGATTCGACGCCAACTCGAATCTGGTTGACCCTTCAACCGGTCTTTTTGTGCAGGGGAAGATGGCCGATGCCAACGGCAATATTCCTTCGACCGCAACGGTCGGCAATGTTACCATGCCTTTCGGCCAGCAGGACCCGGCTCGCATGACCACCCAGATTGCTCTCGGGAATAACCTGAATTCGGTGGCGACCGATTCGGCGGCTACCATGGTATCGGTCAGCACGACAAATATTGACACCGTCACCGGTACCGCCATTAACGGCGCCGGCGGCGTGCATCGTCTGGATATCACCGGGAACCAGGCTACCAATTCGTCTTTTACCGGCAACAATGTGGCCGATGACGGCTTCGGCAATCCCGGTGCGGTACTGTCGGGGGGTACAACCCTGACCAGTTTGGGAGTGACCGATGCCACCGGGTTTACTCTCTCCCGTGACAACGGCAGTCGTATCGACACCGTCTCCGGCCTGACCGTGGATTCCACCATTAATGATCTCATTTCCGCCATCAATCAGATAAGCGGCGTACATGCTCAACTGGTGGGAGGAGAAATCGAAATTACCAGAACCAAAGCCGGCTCAGGTGCGGATTTTAATATTGAGTCTTCGACTTCAGCGGTAACCCTGAATGGCAGCGGTGTTGCGATCGGCGGCAATATTGTGGGAGTAATCTTTAATCCCATTGGCGCAACATTCCTGGCCAATAGCGGGACGAATAACACTTTCAGTTGCACTGATAGTTTCACGCCGACCGGCGGCTCGGCCCTTCCGGGCCAGACGCTGGGAATCGTGGTCGATGACGTGACCGGATTAGCGGTGGGCGTGTCGGGTTTGGGTGCCGGCGGCGTTGAGGTGAGCAGCCTTAATGGGTTGAACGCCGGAACCGCCGTAATCAATACGGCTAACACCACTCATGCTATGTCGATTACGGTCTATGACTCGCAGGGCGGCAAGCATGCGCTTACTCTGGAATTTCTTAAATCGGTCAATCCCAACGAGTGGACCTGGTCGGCATCTTTTAACGGCAATGAGACCGTAGTGGACGGCGGCAGCGGGACGGTTCGATTTAATGAGGATGGCTCAATGCTTTCCTTCAATTATATCGGCGGCGCCACCTCGCTGACATTCAATCCCAATAACGGCGCGGCCCCGGTCAATATCGCCATCGATTCCGGTACAACCGGCCGATATGACGGTCTAACCGGATTCGCCTCGCCCCATACCGCCTCGGTTATGACCCAGGATGGTTATGGACTGGGGATTCTCGACAAGATATCCATTGATAAGTCCGGTAATATCTCCGGGATTTTCACGAATGGTGTCAGCCGTGTCCTGGCGCAGATAATCATTGCCGATTTCAACAACCATGCCGGTCTGCTCAAGGCGGGTCGCTCGCTCTATCAGGCCTCGGCCAACTCTGGCCAGGCTATCGAGGGCGTGGCCGGCGAGACCATCTCGGGAACGATTTCCTCGGGTGCGCTGGAGGCTTCCTCGGTCGATATAGCCCAGGAATTTACCAATATGATCACGGCTCAGAGAGGATTTCAGGCCAACGCCAGAATCATCACCACCTCCGACAATATGTTGGATGAACTGGTCAACCTCAAGAGGTAA
- the mtaB gene encoding tRNA (N(6)-L-threonylcarbamoyladenosine(37)-C(2))-methylthiotransferase MtaB: MKKVALETIGCRLNQYETERIAATLAACGLVRVPFEDAADLYIINTCTVTGRADASCRRAISKTIKHHNQARIVVVGCYVTAEREMVTNLNGVDLVIDNEEKEEIAGILRRKFPELFENISESAQAPLLSDFHRHNRAWVKVGDGCNQNCSFCIVPMVRGRLVNRPPGEIIAEIDHLVSHGFKEIVLTGVHLGQYRYDRIGSPAELIRHILAETQVARLRLSSIEPQEVSPVLIAVMIEGGQRVCRHLHIPLQSGSDRILKIMRRPYDIQSYLEKLRLAGGEIGRIVIGADIIVGFPGETEDDYQQTIKAVQSGLIDYLHVFSYSDRPGTAAASLPDKIHSRVIKERNEILHGISGEQYAKALKREIGETAYAISEHRAERGDHFWGITDNYLKVALPAGRGGTKEIIKMKITGANDRHLIGEIKS, from the coding sequence ATGAAGAAAGTGGCTCTGGAGACAATCGGCTGCCGCCTGAATCAGTACGAAACCGAGCGGATAGCCGCCACACTGGCCGCCTGCGGCTTGGTGCGGGTTCCTTTTGAAGATGCGGCCGATCTTTATATTATCAATACCTGCACGGTCACCGGGCGGGCTGATGCCAGTTGCCGACGGGCCATTTCGAAAACCATCAAGCATCATAATCAGGCCCGCATCGTGGTGGTCGGATGTTATGTCACCGCTGAAAGAGAAATGGTGACAAATCTCAATGGGGTCGATCTGGTCATTGATAATGAAGAAAAGGAGGAAATCGCGGGCATTCTTAGAAGAAAATTCCCGGAGCTTTTTGAAAATATTTCTGAATCCGCCCAGGCTCCATTGCTTTCCGATTTTCACAGGCACAACCGCGCCTGGGTAAAAGTCGGCGACGGGTGCAATCAGAATTGCTCTTTCTGCATTGTTCCCATGGTACGAGGCAGGCTGGTCAATCGCCCGCCTGGGGAGATAATAGCGGAAATTGATCATCTCGTTTCGCACGGATTTAAGGAAATTGTCTTGACCGGCGTGCATCTGGGGCAATATCGTTACGACCGGATTGGCTCGCCCGCTGAACTCATCCGACATATTCTAGCGGAAACTCAGGTCGCCCGCCTGCGGCTGTCATCAATAGAGCCGCAGGAAGTCAGCCCCGTATTGATAGCTGTTATGATCGAGGGAGGGCAAAGGGTCTGCCGCCATCTGCATATCCCGCTTCAATCAGGCTCCGATAGAATTCTTAAGATTATGCGCCGCCCCTATGATATACAATCATATCTGGAGAAACTGCGTCTGGCCGGAGGAGAAATCGGCCGCATCGTTATCGGCGCCGACATTATAGTAGGCTTTCCGGGAGAAACGGAAGATGATTATCAGCAGACGATCAAGGCCGTTCAATCCGGTCTGATAGATTATCTTCATGTCTTTTCTTACTCCGATCGTCCCGGCACCGCTGCTGCTTCATTGCCGGACAAAATCCATTCACGTGTCATCAAAGAGAGAAATGAAATACTCCACGGTATATCCGGTGAGCAATATGCGAAGGCGCTTAAAAGAGAAATAGGGGAAACCGCTTATGCCATATCGGAGCATCGCGCCGAAAGGGGGGACCATTTCTGGGGGATAACCGATAATTATCTGAAGGTTGCTCTTCCGGCCGGACGCGGTGGAACCAAAGAGATAATCAAAATGAAAATTACCGGTGCCAATGACAGGCATCTGATTGGTGAAATCAAGTCATAA